From one Tsukamurella tyrosinosolvens genomic stretch:
- the secE gene encoding preprotein translocase subunit SecE, whose product MSDEKDDATTGETAGDSVAEDAQQARPSGKRSSGRRGRTALAEAPEPGSAVESGAAKKSADAKRSRNPFAAIWLFIRQVVAELRKVIWPTRSQMINYTIIVLVFVVVLTAMISLLDLGFAKLMLWAFGK is encoded by the coding sequence GTGAGCGACGAGAAGGACGACGCGACCACCGGCGAGACCGCCGGCGACAGCGTCGCCGAAGACGCCCAGCAGGCCCGTCCCTCCGGTAAGCGCTCCAGCGGCCGTCGCGGCCGCACCGCGCTGGCCGAGGCTCCGGAGCCCGGTTCGGCGGTCGAGTCCGGCGCCGCGAAGAAGTCCGCGGACGCGAAGCGCTCGCGCAATCCGTTCGCCGCCATCTGGCTGTTCATCCGCCAGGTCGTCGCGGAGCTGCGGAAGGTCATCTGGCCGACCCGGAGCCAGATGATCAACTACACGATCATCGTGCTGGTGTTCGTGGTGGTCCTCACCGCGATGATCAGCCTCCTCGACCTCGGCTTCGCGAAGCTGATGTTGTGGGCGTTCGGCAAGTAG
- the rpmG gene encoding 50S ribosomal protein L33 — protein sequence MASSTDVRPKITLACEVCKHRNYITKKNRRNDPDRLELKKFCPNCGSHQAHRESR from the coding sequence GTGGCTTCATCGACAGATGTCCGCCCCAAGATCACCTTGGCGTGCGAGGTGTGCAAGCACCGTAACTACATCACCAAGAAGAACCGTCGCAACGATCCCGATCGCCTCGAGCTGAAGAAGTTCTGCCCGAACTGCGGATCGCACCAGGCGCACCGAGAGTCGCGCTGA
- the nusG gene encoding transcription termination/antitermination protein NusG, translated as MSTPEHNEAELDVQEDVQADDAAVATEVESAEDEALIEVEESVLGADEPGDGAEIVAEEEPEEEIDPVEELKAQLRTAPGDWYVIHTYAGYENKVKANLETRVQNLDVGDYIFQVEVPTEEVTEIKNGQQKRVNRKVLPGYILVRMDLNDESWGAVRNTPGVTGFVGLTSKPSPLTMNEVVKFLLPESARTKPAKDKGAAADGAAATSGGAVSQGPAVEVDFEVGESVTVMDGPFATLPASISEINAEQRKLKVLVSIFGRETPVELAFNQVEKIS; from the coding sequence GTGAGCACCCCGGAGCACAACGAGGCAGAGCTGGACGTCCAGGAGGACGTGCAGGCCGATGACGCTGCCGTGGCGACCGAGGTCGAGTCGGCCGAGGACGAGGCGCTGATCGAGGTCGAGGAGAGCGTCCTCGGAGCGGACGAGCCCGGCGACGGCGCCGAGATCGTCGCGGAGGAGGAGCCCGAGGAGGAGATCGACCCCGTCGAGGAGCTGAAGGCGCAGCTGCGCACCGCCCCCGGCGACTGGTACGTGATCCACACCTACGCGGGCTACGAGAACAAGGTCAAGGCCAACCTCGAGACCCGTGTCCAGAACCTCGACGTCGGCGACTACATCTTCCAGGTGGAGGTCCCCACCGAAGAGGTCACCGAGATCAAGAACGGCCAGCAGAAGCGGGTCAACCGCAAGGTGCTGCCGGGCTACATCCTGGTGCGCATGGACCTCAACGACGAGTCCTGGGGCGCGGTGCGCAACACCCCCGGCGTCACCGGCTTCGTCGGCCTGACCAGCAAGCCCTCGCCGCTCACGATGAACGAGGTCGTGAAGTTCCTGCTCCCCGAGAGCGCGCGGACCAAGCCCGCCAAGGACAAGGGAGCCGCGGCCGACGGTGCCGCCGCCACGTCCGGTGGCGCGGTCTCGCAGGGCCCCGCGGTCGAGGTCGACTTCGAGGTCGGCGAGTCGGTCACCGTCATGGACGGCCCGTTCGCCACCCTGCCCGCGTCCATCAGCGAGATCAACGCCGAGCAGCGCAAGCTCAAGGTGCTGGTGTCGATCTTCGGTCGTGAGACGCCCGTCGAGCTCGCCTTCAACCAGGTCGAGAAGATCTCCTAG
- a CDS encoding DUF3592 domain-containing protein has translation MSRTALRRVQIVLLGAAILITGLCVVLVAAAVRDDRTIDADRGTATAEVLSAGPRRSTISFYTTDGVNHNPPLGVLYPSELNVGDRIQVEYSRSDPELVRVAGRSAVVAILPAASVAAGTWLVVGAIMLLIAAGYHRGESSPDVPRTVDR, from the coding sequence ATGAGCCGCACGGCGCTGCGCCGCGTGCAGATCGTCCTGCTGGGTGCGGCCATCCTCATCACCGGGCTGTGCGTGGTGCTCGTCGCGGCCGCCGTGCGCGACGACCGCACCATCGACGCCGACCGCGGCACCGCGACCGCGGAGGTGCTCTCCGCCGGGCCCCGCCGCTCGACGATCAGCTTCTACACGACAGACGGCGTCAACCACAATCCTCCGCTGGGCGTCCTGTATCCCAGCGAGCTCAACGTCGGCGACCGGATCCAGGTCGAGTACAGCCGCTCGGACCCGGAGCTGGTGCGCGTCGCCGGACGGTCTGCCGTCGTCGCGATCCTGCCCGCCGCGTCCGTCGCCGCGGGGACGTGGCTGGTGGTCGGCGCGATCATGCTGCTCATCGCCGCCGGCTACCACCGGGGTGAGAGTTCACCTGACGTTCCGCGCACCGTCGACCGGTAG
- a CDS encoding M48 family metalloprotease, whose protein sequence is MQGLGSRTGNQIRTALLLALVAGFLMATGAIFGQTAFVLSIVLAAGVCAYLYVSGPSLPLRAMHARSVSELQQPALFRMIRELSTSARLPMPAIYVSPTAAPTAFATGHGPTHSAVCVTIGLLELLSEDELRAVLAHQLARIGSRDTLTASVAGALGAVICGFAGFGYLLGFGDGGARRSRVVDAMLSVLAPIAGALIRLGVSRTVDYRADHTGALLTGSPSALVSALEKASDGAARAPLPPEPEIAVHANTMLVCPFLDSDRMGRIFRTQPPVERRVERLQALTS, encoded by the coding sequence GTGCAGGGCCTGGGGAGTCGGACGGGCAATCAGATCCGCACCGCGCTGCTGCTGGCGCTGGTCGCGGGTTTCCTGATGGCCACCGGCGCGATCTTCGGGCAGACGGCCTTCGTGCTCTCGATCGTGCTCGCGGCCGGCGTGTGCGCCTACCTGTACGTCAGCGGACCGTCGCTGCCCCTGCGCGCCATGCACGCCCGCAGCGTCTCCGAGCTGCAGCAACCCGCCCTGTTCCGGATGATCCGCGAGCTCTCGACCTCCGCGCGGCTGCCCATGCCGGCGATCTACGTCTCGCCGACCGCGGCGCCCACCGCCTTCGCCACCGGCCACGGCCCCACGCACTCCGCGGTGTGCGTCACGATCGGCCTCCTGGAACTCCTCTCGGAGGACGAGCTGCGGGCCGTCCTGGCGCACCAGCTCGCGCGGATCGGCTCCCGGGACACGCTGACCGCGTCCGTCGCCGGGGCTCTCGGCGCCGTGATCTGCGGTTTCGCCGGGTTCGGTTACCTCCTCGGCTTCGGTGACGGCGGCGCGCGACGCAGCCGGGTCGTCGACGCCATGCTGTCCGTGCTCGCGCCCATCGCCGGCGCACTGATCCGGCTGGGCGTCTCGCGGACCGTCGACTACCGCGCCGACCACACCGGGGCGCTGTTGACCGGGTCCCCGTCCGCGCTGGTCAGCGCCCTGGAGAAGGCGTCCGACGGTGCCGCCCGCGCACCCCTGCCACCCGAGCCCGAGATCGCCGTGCACGCCAACACCATGCTGGTGTGCCCGTTCCTCGACAGCGACCGCATGGGCCGCATCTTCCGCACCCAGCCGCCCGTGGAGCGCCGGGTCGAGCGCCTGCAGGCCCTCACGTCGTAG
- a CDS encoding DUF4190 domain-containing protein, whose product MSTPNDPYGYDPYGQPPSYPAQPYPAYQPYPGYPPPQGLQDPDQAMGIVGLILSVLGCYPVGLLVSWIAHRQSRDRGYKNTLATVGMIIGGVFTGLTLLAVLAYGGLFLLMFLIAGSGTALI is encoded by the coding sequence ATGTCGACGCCCAACGATCCGTACGGCTACGACCCGTACGGGCAGCCACCGTCGTACCCCGCCCAGCCCTACCCGGCCTACCAGCCCTACCCCGGCTACCCGCCGCCGCAGGGCCTGCAGGACCCGGACCAGGCGATGGGCATCGTCGGGCTGATCCTGTCGGTGCTGGGTTGCTACCCCGTGGGCCTGCTCGTCAGCTGGATCGCGCACCGGCAGTCGCGGGACCGCGGCTACAAGAACACGCTCGCCACGGTCGGCATGATCATCGGCGGTGTGTTCACCGGGCTGACGCTCCTCGCGGTCCTCGCGTACGGCGGCTTGTTCCTCCTGATGTTCCTCATCGCGGGCTCGGGGACCGCGCTGATCTGA
- a CDS encoding glycosyltransferase family 4 protein, protein MRIAIVAESFLPNVNGVTNSVLRVLEHCRRTGSEAIVIAPDAVAGEEPAPLEHLGFPVYRVPARMLPKISSLPIGQPNMLIVDVLRDFRPDVVHLASPYFLGAGGLAAAKRLGIPTVAIFQTDVAGFAGSYGLGPLERAAWWWTRQMHKQCDLTLAPSSASVADLEAHRIPRVKTWARGVDAERFAPSHRSAALRSSWLGDRPDRLIVGFVGRLAAEKHVERLAGLAHRDDVQLVIVGDGPERARLESLLPGAVFTGQLGGADLGAAYASLDVFVHAGEHETFCQAVQEALASGVPSIAPDQGGPRDLVAHCRNGYLLPTAEFADLLPGVIDTLADPALRARFGEAARKSVLARTWPALCDQLFDHYAGVIAGPAAGRSVRAVV, encoded by the coding sequence GTGCGTATCGCGATCGTGGCCGAGTCCTTCCTGCCGAACGTCAACGGAGTGACCAACTCGGTGCTCCGGGTCCTCGAGCACTGCCGCCGCACGGGGAGCGAGGCGATCGTCATCGCGCCGGACGCGGTCGCCGGCGAGGAGCCGGCCCCACTGGAGCACCTCGGATTCCCCGTGTACCGGGTGCCCGCGCGGATGCTGCCGAAGATCTCGTCGCTGCCGATCGGGCAGCCGAACATGCTCATCGTCGACGTGCTGCGCGACTTCCGGCCCGACGTCGTGCACCTCGCCTCGCCCTACTTCCTCGGCGCGGGCGGCCTCGCGGCGGCCAAGCGCCTCGGCATCCCGACCGTCGCGATCTTCCAGACCGACGTCGCCGGGTTCGCCGGCTCCTACGGCCTCGGGCCCCTCGAACGCGCCGCCTGGTGGTGGACCCGGCAGATGCACAAGCAGTGCGATCTGACGCTCGCGCCGTCCTCGGCCTCGGTGGCCGACCTCGAGGCGCACCGGATCCCGCGGGTGAAGACCTGGGCGCGCGGCGTCGACGCGGAGCGCTTCGCCCCGTCGCACCGTTCGGCCGCGCTCCGCTCCTCCTGGCTGGGGGACCGTCCCGACCGGCTGATCGTCGGCTTCGTCGGGCGGCTCGCGGCGGAGAAGCACGTCGAGCGGCTCGCCGGCCTCGCGCACCGCGACGACGTGCAGCTGGTCATCGTCGGCGACGGCCCCGAGCGGGCGCGGCTCGAATCGCTGCTGCCCGGAGCGGTCTTCACCGGCCAGCTCGGCGGCGCGGACCTCGGCGCCGCCTACGCCTCGCTCGACGTCTTCGTCCACGCCGGCGAGCACGAGACCTTCTGCCAGGCCGTCCAGGAGGCGCTCGCGTCAGGCGTCCCGTCGATCGCGCCCGACCAGGGCGGGCCCCGCGACCTCGTCGCGCACTGCCGCAACGGCTACCTGCTGCCGACCGCGGAGTTCGCCGACCTGCTGCCCGGCGTCATCGACACCCTGGCCGATCCCGCCCTCCGCGCCCGGTTCGGCGAGGCCGCCCGCAAGTCCGTCCTGGCCCGCACCTGGCCGGCCCTGTGCGACCAGCTGTTCGACCACTACGCCGGCGTGATCGCCGGACCTGCGGCGGGCCGGTCGGTCCGCGCCGTCGTGTAG
- the rplK gene encoding 50S ribosomal protein L11, which yields MPPKKKKVAGLIKLQIQAGQANPAPPVGPALGQHGVNIMEFCKAYNAATESQRGNVIPVEITVYEDRSFDFKLKTPPAAKLLLKAAGVQKGSGEPHKTKVAKVTWDQVREIAETKKEDLNANDIDQAAKIIAGTARSMGITVE from the coding sequence ATGCCCCCGAAGAAGAAGAAGGTCGCCGGGCTCATCAAGCTGCAGATCCAGGCCGGGCAGGCCAACCCTGCTCCGCCCGTGGGTCCCGCGCTTGGTCAGCACGGCGTCAACATCATGGAGTTCTGCAAGGCGTACAACGCCGCGACCGAGTCGCAGCGTGGCAACGTCATCCCCGTCGAGATCACGGTCTACGAGGACCGTTCTTTCGACTTCAAGCTGAAGACTCCTCCGGCCGCCAAGCTGCTGCTCAAGGCAGCGGGCGTGCAGAAGGGCTCGGGCGAGCCGCACAAGACCAAGGTCGCCAAGGTGACCTGGGATCAGGTGCGCGAGATCGCCGAGACCAAGAAGGAAGACCTGAACGCGAACGACATCGATCAGGCCGCGAAGATCATCGCCGGCACTGCTCGCTCGATGGGCATCACCGTCGAGTAA
- the hadB gene encoding (3R)-hydroxyacyl-ACP dehydratase subunit HadB: MALRNFADVTVGEELPERTFELTRGDLVNYAGVTGDPNPIHWSDHIVKLAGMEDVVAQGMLTMSLGSNYITEWLGDPGALKEYSVRFTAPVFVPADQKAELLYSGKIKSLDEETKTGVVFLTVKQGERKIFGKPVATVQFA, from the coding sequence ATGGCGCTTCGTAACTTCGCGGACGTGACGGTGGGCGAGGAGCTCCCGGAGCGCACCTTCGAGCTGACCCGCGGCGACCTGGTGAACTACGCCGGCGTGACCGGCGACCCGAACCCCATCCACTGGTCCGATCACATCGTGAAGCTGGCCGGCATGGAGGACGTCGTCGCGCAGGGCATGCTCACCATGAGCCTGGGCTCGAACTACATCACCGAGTGGCTGGGCGATCCGGGCGCGCTCAAGGAGTACAGCGTCCGCTTCACCGCGCCGGTGTTCGTCCCGGCCGACCAGAAGGCGGAGCTCCTGTACTCGGGCAAGATCAAGTCGCTCGACGAGGAGACCAAGACGGGCGTCGTCTTCCTGACGGTCAAGCAGGGCGAGCGCAAGATCTTCGGCAAGCCGGTCGCCACCGTCCAGTTCGCCTGA
- a CDS encoding YajQ family cyclic di-GMP-binding protein, which translates to MADSSFDVVSKIDRQEVANALNQASKELSQRYDFRGTNTTVESSGEDKIVITSDAEERAKAGLEVFQEKLIKRGLSLKAFDAGDPVASGKTYKITGTLVEGITSENAKKISKLIRDEGPKSVKAQIQGDELRVSSKSRDDLQSVQSLLKNADLDIAVQFVNYR; encoded by the coding sequence ATGGCCGATTCGTCGTTCGATGTCGTGAGCAAGATCGACCGCCAGGAGGTCGCCAACGCCCTCAACCAGGCTTCGAAGGAGCTCAGCCAGCGGTACGACTTCCGCGGCACGAACACCACCGTCGAGTCCTCGGGCGAGGACAAGATCGTGATCACCTCCGACGCCGAGGAGCGCGCCAAGGCCGGCCTCGAGGTCTTCCAGGAGAAGCTCATCAAGCGCGGCCTGTCGCTCAAGGCCTTCGACGCCGGCGACCCCGTCGCCTCGGGCAAGACCTACAAGATCACCGGCACCCTGGTCGAGGGCATCACCAGCGAGAACGCCAAGAAGATCAGCAAGCTCATCCGCGACGAGGGCCCCAAGTCCGTCAAGGCGCAGATCCAGGGCGACGAGCTGCGCGTCTCCAGCAAGTCGCGCGACGACCTGCAGTCCGTCCAGTCGCTGCTCAAGAACGCCGACCTCGACATCGCGGTGCAGTTCGTCAACTACCGCTGA
- a CDS encoding demethylmenaquinone methyltransferase, whose amino-acid sequence MARASLDKKPGDVASMFDGVARRYDRTNTLMTGGLDRYWRARTRRALDLTPGDRVLDLAAGTGVSTVDLARSGAWVAACDFSTGMLQAGSFRRVPMVAGDAMALPLADDSFDAATISFGLRNVQDTVAGLREMARVVRPGGRLVVCEFSTPTNGAFRALYEKVALEAIQVVAKGSSNPEAYTYLAESIRNWPAQAELADLVREAGWGDVAWTNLTGGIVALHTATRPLG is encoded by the coding sequence ATGGCAAGGGCCTCCCTCGACAAGAAACCGGGCGACGTCGCGTCGATGTTCGACGGTGTCGCGCGCCGGTACGACCGGACCAACACGCTCATGACGGGCGGGCTGGACCGGTACTGGCGCGCCCGCACCCGGCGCGCGCTCGACCTCACGCCGGGGGACCGCGTGCTCGACCTCGCCGCGGGGACCGGCGTCTCGACGGTCGACCTGGCCCGGTCCGGCGCGTGGGTCGCCGCCTGCGACTTCTCGACCGGGATGCTCCAGGCCGGTTCCTTCCGGCGGGTGCCGATGGTCGCGGGCGACGCCATGGCGCTGCCACTCGCCGACGACTCCTTCGACGCCGCCACCATCTCCTTCGGCCTGCGCAACGTGCAGGACACCGTCGCGGGGCTGCGGGAGATGGCGCGCGTCGTGCGTCCCGGCGGCCGCCTCGTGGTCTGCGAGTTCTCCACCCCCACCAACGGCGCCTTCCGCGCGCTGTACGAGAAGGTCGCGCTCGAGGCCATCCAGGTGGTGGCGAAGGGATCGTCGAATCCGGAGGCCTACACCTACCTCGCGGAGTCGATCCGGAACTGGCCGGCGCAGGCGGAGCTCGCCGACCTCGTCCGCGAGGCGGGCTGGGGCGACGTGGCCTGGACGAACCTGACCGGCGGCATCGTCGCGCTGCACACCGCGACCCGCCCGCTAGGCTGA
- a CDS encoding polyprenyl synthetase family protein gives MEKTVAGVSLGSDEFAAGIRADLARVEQVIADGIAEADGCVIEEALHLFQAGGKRFRPMFTVLSGRIGGAPSDQVITAAAAMELTHLATLYHDDVMDEADTRRGAPSANARWGNSIAILAGDYLFARASAYGADLGPRAVGVIAKCFGELVTGQMLELKGAGDGDPVQHYLDTIWGKTGSLIATCGLLGALHGGASEETAQRMYRIGAAIGMAFQISDDIIDISSVAQDSGKTPGTDLREGVFTLPVLYALRDSGPEADRLREILVGPVTDDALVDEAIELLGRSAGMKEAQATLARYADDARAELAELPESEPRSSLESLVTFTVARLG, from the coding sequence GTGGAGAAGACGGTAGCCGGGGTCTCGCTGGGATCCGACGAGTTCGCGGCGGGGATCCGCGCGGACCTCGCCCGCGTGGAGCAGGTCATCGCCGACGGCATCGCCGAGGCCGACGGATGCGTGATCGAGGAGGCCCTGCACCTCTTCCAGGCCGGCGGCAAGCGCTTCCGGCCCATGTTCACGGTCCTCTCCGGCCGCATCGGCGGCGCCCCGTCGGACCAGGTCATCACCGCCGCCGCGGCGATGGAGCTGACGCACCTCGCGACGCTGTACCACGACGACGTGATGGACGAGGCGGACACGCGCCGCGGCGCACCGTCGGCCAACGCGCGGTGGGGCAACTCGATCGCGATCCTCGCCGGCGACTACCTCTTCGCCCGCGCCTCGGCGTACGGCGCCGACCTCGGCCCCCGCGCCGTCGGCGTGATCGCGAAGTGCTTCGGCGAGCTGGTCACGGGCCAGATGCTGGAGCTCAAGGGTGCCGGCGACGGCGACCCGGTGCAGCACTACCTGGACACCATCTGGGGCAAGACCGGCAGCCTCATCGCCACCTGCGGCCTGCTCGGCGCGCTGCACGGCGGCGCCTCCGAGGAGACGGCGCAGCGGATGTACCGGATCGGCGCCGCCATCGGCATGGCCTTCCAGATCAGCGACGACATCATCGACATCAGCTCCGTCGCGCAGGACTCCGGCAAGACGCCGGGGACCGACCTGCGCGAGGGCGTCTTCACGCTGCCGGTGCTCTACGCCCTGCGGGATTCCGGGCCCGAGGCGGACCGGCTGCGGGAGATCCTCGTCGGTCCCGTCACCGACGACGCGCTCGTCGACGAGGCCATCGAGTTGCTGGGCCGCTCCGCGGGCATGAAGGAGGCGCAGGCCACGCTGGCCCGCTACGCCGACGACGCCCGCGCCGAGCTCGCCGAGCTGCCCGAGTCCGAGCCCCGCTCCTCGCTCGAATCCCTGGTCACCTTCACGGTCGCGCGCCTGGGCTGA
- the hadA gene encoding (3R)-hydroxyacyl-ACP dehydratase subunit HadA has translation MSKDIDVPGGPVTEQLSPEEVAERTRAAVGYNYEYDEKYYVSREKVREFANASQLTDPVHHDVEAARAAGYADIVAPPIMFSLIGIIAHRPLFENAIVGYGRRPVVQSAQEVKFHAPIVAGMTLTTHVHFDAFRQAAGADLIVTRNEISDQDGNPLVTSWTTLAGRSGEDEDAEFVGAMEKVMMYGAS, from the coding sequence GTGAGCAAGGACATCGATGTGCCGGGTGGACCGGTCACCGAGCAGCTCAGCCCCGAAGAAGTCGCGGAGCGCACGCGCGCCGCGGTCGGTTACAACTACGAGTACGACGAGAAGTACTACGTCAGCCGCGAGAAGGTCCGTGAGTTCGCGAACGCGTCCCAGCTGACCGACCCCGTCCACCACGACGTGGAGGCTGCGCGCGCGGCCGGGTACGCCGACATCGTGGCGCCCCCGATCATGTTCTCCCTGATCGGCATCATCGCCCACCGCCCGCTGTTCGAGAACGCGATCGTCGGCTACGGCCGTCGCCCCGTCGTGCAGTCGGCGCAGGAGGTCAAGTTCCACGCGCCGATCGTCGCGGGGATGACACTGACCACTCACGTGCACTTCGACGCCTTCCGGCAGGCCGCGGGCGCCGACCTCATCGTGACCCGCAACGAGATCTCCGACCAGGACGGCAACCCCCTCGTCACGTCCTGGACCACCCTGGCCGGCCGGTCGGGCGAGGACGAGGACGCCGAATTCGTCGGTGCAATGGAAAAGGTGATGATGTATGGCGCTTCGTAA
- the rplA gene encoding 50S ribosomal protein L1, translating to MSKNSKAYKAAAEKVDKDKLYSPLEAVTLAKETSSTKQDATVEVAMRLGVDPRKADQMVRGTVNLPNGTGKTARVIVFAVGDKAEEAKAAGADEVGAEDLIEKIQGGWLEFDAAIATPDQMAKVGRIARVLGPRGLMPNPKTGTVTPDVTKAVGDIKGGKITFRVDKAANLHFVIGKASFDAKQLVENYGAALDEILRAKPSAAKGRYLKKVTVSTTTGPGIQVDPSRVSNLAEEEA from the coding sequence ATGAGCAAGAACAGCAAGGCCTACAAGGCCGCTGCCGAGAAGGTCGACAAGGACAAGCTGTACAGCCCGCTCGAGGCCGTCACGCTCGCCAAGGAGACCTCCTCCACCAAGCAGGACGCCACCGTCGAGGTCGCGATGCGCCTCGGTGTCGACCCCCGTAAGGCCGACCAGATGGTGCGCGGCACCGTCAACCTGCCGAACGGCACCGGTAAGACGGCCCGCGTGATCGTCTTCGCCGTCGGCGACAAGGCCGAGGAGGCCAAGGCCGCGGGTGCCGACGAGGTGGGCGCCGAGGACCTGATCGAGAAGATCCAGGGCGGCTGGCTCGAGTTCGACGCCGCGATCGCCACCCCGGACCAGATGGCCAAGGTCGGCCGGATCGCTCGCGTGCTCGGCCCGCGTGGCCTCATGCCGAACCCGAAGACCGGCACCGTCACCCCCGACGTGACGAAGGCCGTGGGCGACATCAAGGGCGGCAAGATCACCTTCCGCGTCGACAAGGCCGCGAACCTGCACTTCGTGATCGGCAAGGCGTCCTTCGACGCCAAGCAGCTGGTGGAGAACTACGGCGCCGCGCTGGACGAGATCCTGCGCGCGAAGCCGTCGGCGGCCAAGGGCCGGTACCTGAAGAAGGTCACCGTCTCGACGACCACCGGACCGGGCATCCAGGTGGACCCGTCGCGGGTGAGCAACCTCGCGGAGGAGGAGGCGTAA
- a CDS encoding type IV toxin-antitoxin system AbiEi family antitoxin domain-containing protein, with protein sequence MGELLSRDYLLATGWTSGAISRAVESGELIRLATAMYALAGEYPAHVLYRMRVVAAATSCGGVLSHESAAALHDIPYLRPARKDVHFTVDRVHGGGRRPGIHVHPRPLAADEIVEVDGVRVTSRARTPIDVAMTGDLIRGVAAIDAVRLVPRFPRPTDPTPGPLASLIECLDRLGRRRGSATARRALAMSVDCAESPGESWSRVLIHSWGLPAPRLQTPFDLGGRRVFADFDWGSLIGEFDGKGKYGTTDAERAAALEAEKVRHALFVNAGFEVVRWDWDDLLDDTRLRSRLTPTLARHGLLSA encoded by the coding sequence ATGGGGGAGCTACTGAGTCGCGACTATCTGTTGGCCACGGGATGGACGAGCGGGGCGATCAGCCGCGCTGTGGAATCGGGCGAGCTGATCCGGCTCGCCACCGCGATGTACGCGCTCGCCGGCGAATATCCGGCGCACGTCCTGTACCGGATGCGAGTGGTAGCGGCGGCGACGTCGTGCGGCGGGGTGCTCAGCCACGAGAGCGCCGCCGCGCTGCACGACATCCCGTACCTCCGACCGGCGCGGAAGGACGTGCACTTCACCGTCGACAGGGTGCACGGCGGCGGCCGTCGGCCGGGGATACACGTGCACCCGCGGCCCCTCGCCGCCGACGAGATCGTCGAGGTCGACGGCGTGCGGGTGACATCGCGGGCGCGCACGCCGATCGACGTCGCCATGACCGGCGACCTGATCCGCGGGGTGGCTGCGATCGACGCGGTGCGCCTCGTGCCGCGATTCCCGAGGCCGACGGATCCGACGCCCGGGCCACTGGCATCGCTGATCGAGTGCCTGGACCGATTGGGCCGGCGGCGCGGGTCGGCGACAGCCCGCCGCGCGCTGGCGATGTCCGTGGACTGCGCCGAATCGCCGGGGGAATCCTGGTCGCGGGTACTGATCCACTCGTGGGGTCTGCCGGCGCCGCGACTGCAGACTCCGTTCGACCTCGGTGGGCGCCGGGTGTTCGCCGACTTCGACTGGGGTTCGCTGATCGGCGAGTTCGACGGCAAGGGCAAGTACGGCACGACCGATGCCGAGCGCGCCGCGGCCCTCGAGGCGGAAAAGGTTCGGCACGCGCTGTTCGTGAACGCCGGCTTCGAGGTCGTGCGGTGGGACTGGGACGACCTGCTCGACGACACCCGCCTCCGCAGCAGGCTGACGCCCACCCTCGCCCGCCATGGCCTCCTCTCCGCGTAG